Below is a genomic region from Rouxiella chamberiensis.
TCCTGACGAACCTGACGAGTGTACTGCGCGATATCGGCCTGTGCGCTGCGCACGGTGGTTTCGGCCTGCGCCAGATCCTGCGAATTGCTCACGCCCTGATCGTAGCTGCGTTTGGTCAGTTCATAAGAGTTGTTCTGGCTGTTGGCGGTATCGATAGCCAGTTTCAGCAGGTCGTTATCGGCGGCCAGACTCAGGTAACCTTCGGCAACCTGAGAGACCAGGCTAATCTGGGTCGCACGCTGCGTCGCTTCGGTCGCGAGATAGGTTTCGAGACCCTGATCGCGCAGACTGCGCACACGGCCGAACAGATCAAGCTCATAGGCGCTGACCCCGACACCCGCGCTGTACTGCTGATAGGTCACAGGACCGGTGCTTTGCGTCGAGTAGAGTCCGCCCGGCAGGTGGGTTGCGGTTTCGCCACCGGTCGCATTCAGCGTTGGCAGCAGGGCCGCGCGGTCAATCTGGAAGGTGGCCCGCGCCGTGTCGACATTTAATGCCGCGACCCGAAGGTCGCGGTTGTTTGCCAGAGCCAGGGTAATCACCTGTTTCATGTCAGGCTGATTAAAGAACTGACTCCAGCCGATATCCTGTACCTTGCCGGCATCAACGCCTTTGCTGGTGGTCCAGTCACTGGCAACCGGCAAGGCCGGTCGGTCGTATTTGGGCTCCATGGTACAGCCAGCCAATACAGTCAGTGTCAGCGCCGAGAAAAGAGGCAGCGCAAAACGTGGTTTATTCATGGTTCGAAACCTCAGTATCTAAATGCGGCTTATCTTGTTTTTTTGACTTACGGGTGAAGAGATTAACCACAACCACGTAGAACATAGGAACAAAGAAAATCGCCAGGAATGTTGCCGTAATCATCCCACCTACTACCGCAGTACCAATCGAGTGCTGGCTACCGGAACCGGCACCATGCGAAATGGTCAGCGGAATTACACCGAGGATAAACGCCATCGAGGTCATGATGATTGGCCTGATACGCAGTTTAGCCGCTTCGATTGCTGCTTCGGTGATCGACATTCCCTCTTTTTCGTGTAGTTCTTTGGCAAATTCGACAATCAGGATGGCGTTTTTGGCCGCCAGCCCCACCGTCGTCAACAGGCCTACCTGGAAGAAGACGTCGTTGGACAATCCACGGAGCAATACGGCACCGATAGTACCAATTATACCCAATGGAACAACCAGCATGACAGAGAATGGAATTGACCAACTCTCATATAGTGCTGCCAGACACAGGAATACCACGATGATAGACAGCGTATACAGGGCAGGGGTCTGCGAACCGGACTGCTGCTCTTCATACGACAGGCCGTGCCAGGCAATGTTGAAGCCCGGTGGCAGTTTCTTGGCAATTTCCTGCACCGCCGCCACGGCATCGCCGGAGCTGTAACCGGTAGACGGAGAACCCAGCACTTCCACGGAAGAGACGCCGTTGAAGCGCTCGAAACGAGGAGAGCCGTAAACCCATTTGCCGGTACCGAACGCCGACCACGGCACCATTTGACCGGCGCTGTTGCGGAAGTACCATTTGCCCAAATCTTCAGGCGTGACACGTGAAGCGGCACGACCTTGAATATAGACTTTTTTCACGCGGTCGTTGTACATGAACTGGTTGATGTACGACGAGCCCCAGACGGCGGACAGCGTGTTGTTGATGTCGCTCAGGCTCAGACCCAGGGCCTGCGCACGTTCGTCATCGATTTCAAGCTGATACTGCGGTTCATCTTCCATGCCGTTCGGACGTACCGCCATCAGGCGTTTGTCCTGCGATGCCATGCCGAGGAACTGGTTACGTGCCGCCATCAAGGCTGCGTGGCCCTGCGCGTTGGTATCCTGCAGATAGAAGTCGAAACCGGTGGCGTTACCCAGCTCAAGAACCGCAGGAGGAACGAAGGCAAACACCTGCGCGCCTTTAATGCCCGCAAAGTGACCCATCGCACGGCCTGCAATGGCCTGTACGCCGTTATCCTCGCCCGGACGCGCTTCCCAGTCTTTCAGGGAAACGAAGCCGATACCGACGTTCTGACCACGACCCGCAAAGCTGAAGCCGTTGGCGGTAAACACGGAATTGACGTTGGCTTTTTCGTTTTTCAGGAAGTATTCGCGAACCTGATCCAGCACTTCCTGCGTACGTTCCGCCGAGGCGTTGGCCGGCAATGTCGCCTGCACAAACAGGATGCCCTGGTCTTCGTCAGGCAGGAAGGTCGTCGGAACACGGGTAAACATGTAACCCATGGCGACCACAATCAGCAGATAAACCACCATGAACAGACGGCGACGGCTGATAACGCCCGCCACGCTTGAGGTGTATTTCGCTGCGCCCTTGTCGAAGTTACGGTTGAACCAACCCGCAAAGCCGGTGGTTTTCTTGTCGTCGTCGCTGTGCTTGATGATGGTCGCACACAGGGCAGGGGTGAAGATCAACGCCATCAGCACCGACAGCGCCATCGCGGAAACGATGGTTATCGAGAACTGGCGGTAGATAATCCCGGTTGAACCGGCGAAGAAGGCCATTGGAATCAAGACGGCAGACAGCACCAGTGCGATACCAAACAGCGCGCCCTGAATCTGTCCCATCGACTTGATGGTGGCTTCTTTCGGCGGCAGCTTTTCCTCATGCATGACACGTTCGACGTTCTCGACCACCACGATGGCGTCATCCACCAGCAGGCCGATGGCGAGCACCATCCCGAACATCGTCAGGGTGTTTATCGAGAATCCAAAGGCATTCAGCAGGCCGAAGGTCCCCAGCAGCACGACCGGCACAACCAGCGTGGTCACAAGCGTTGCGCGCAGGTTTTGCAGGAACAGCAGCATGACGAAGAACACCAGCACGATAGCTTCAATCAGGGTTTTCACCACTTCATGAATCGACGCGCTTACAACCGGTGAAGTCTGGTATGGATAGACTACTTCCACGCCTTCCGGCAGAGAAGATTTCAGTTTTTCGATGGTCGCTTTTACCGCGTTGGCGGTATCCAGCACGTTGGCACCGGTTGCCAGACGCAGGGCGATACCCGTGGACGGGCTGCCGTTGTAGGTCGTCGAAATCGAGTAGCTTTCCGGACCCAGATCGATGTTGGCCACGTCTTTCAGGCGAACCTGAGAACCGTCGCTGTTCACTTTCAGCAGCACATCCTGGAACTGTTTCACGCTGGTGAAACGCGTTTTACCAATGATGGTCGCATTGAGCTTGGAATCTTTAACCGTTGGCAGACCGCCGAGTGAACCGGAAGAAACCTGCACGTTTCTGTGCTTCGATGGCCGTCGTGACATCGCTCGGGATAAGCGAGTATTTGTACAGCTTGGACGGATCCAGCCAGATACGCATCGCGTATTCAGAACCGAATACCTGGAAGTCACCCACGCCCTTGGTACGCACGATAGGGTCTTCGAGCTTGGTGACCAGCAGGTTACCCAGGTCAGAGTTGCTCATCTTGCCGTTGGTTGACGCCAGACCGACTACCAGCATGAAGTTCTGCTGATATTTGGCGACGCGGATACCCTGATTCACCACCTCGGTAGGCAGCTGGGATTCGGCCAGAGAAACCTTGTTCTGTACCTGAACCTGCGCGATATCCGGATCGGTGCCCTGATTGAAGGTCACGATGATGGTGGCGCTGCCGTCGCTGTTACTTTGCGATTCGAGGTAGCGCAGGCCGTCAAGACCGTTCAACTGCTGTTCGATAACCTGAACCACGGTGTTCTGCGCAGTCTCGGCCGATGCACCCGGATAGGTGACGGTCACGGAAATCGCAGGTGGGGCGATGTTTGGATATTGGTTTACCGGCAATTTCATTATCGATAGCGCACCGGCTATCATAATGACAATTGCGACCACCCAGGCGAATATCGGGCGGTTAATAAAGAAAGTCGACATCTGTGTTCCTCTATTGCGCGGATGGGTCAGTCATTGACAGATTTGCGTCCACTTTGGGTTCGGCGGCTTTCTGTTCACTGCCGTTGACTTTGGTGCCTGGGTGTACACGTTGCAGACCGCTGGTAATAACGCGGTCACCGTTGTTCAGACCGGAGGTGACCAGCCAGTTGCCCGACATCATCTGACCGGTGGTGATTTCGCGCTGCTCGACGGTGTTGTCCGCCTTCACCACGTAGACATAAGGTTTGCCCTTGTTGTCATGCATGATGGCTTCCTGCGGTGCCAGAATACCGTTCTGCTCAACCGCCTGACTCAGCGTGGCGTGAACGAACATGCCCGGCAGCAGCTCATCTTTCGGGTTAGGGAAGGATGCACGCAGTGTCACGGAGCCTGTGCCTTCATTTACGGTGACTTCGGAGAATTCCAGTTTGCCCGGCAGGCTATAGTTGCTACCGTCTTCCAGAGTCAGCTGAACCTGCGCGGCATTGTTACCGGCAGAAGCCAGTTTGCCTTCGGCGAGCGCACGGCGCAGACGCAGCAGGTCGAGCGAGGATTCGCTGACATCGACATAGATAGGGTCAAGCTGGTCGATAGTGGCGAGATCGGTGGTCTGACCGCTGGTAACCAATGCCCCTTCCGTCACGGAAGAACGACCAATGTGGCCGGAGATTGGCGCATAAACCTTGGTATATTGCAGGTTGACGCGGGCCGTTTCGAGATCGGCTGCCGCTTCGCCGGTTGCCGCTACGGCATCGTCATAAACCTGACGGCTGACGGCTTGCGATGACACCAGACCTTTGTAACGGTTTGACGTGGCTGCTGCGCTTTTATAGGTAGAGAGCGCTTTGTTGTATGCGGCCTGATAGGTCGCCGGGTCTATCTGGTAGAGCTGTTGACCGGCTTTGACTTCGCTACCTTCCACGAAGGTGCGCTTCAGGATAACGCCACTGACCTGAGGACGAACTTCCGCGGTTCTAACGGCAGAAGTACGGCCCGGCAGGCTGGTCGTCAAGGTTACCGGTTTGGCTTGCAAGGTGACATATTCAACGGCTGGAGCTTGGGCAGCAGGTTGCGAGGCCGTTCCAGCGGAACCATCGCAAGCGGAAAGCAGTACCACAGTACTGACAGAAAGAACCTTCAGGCGCATAGAATTTACTCTCTTGAGGGGGTTGAGAACAATCATTCTCAATAAGTCCCCCACTATACGAGAGGCGATGAATTCACTCTGTAAGTATTTGGTTGTGAGATATGTCTAAATGTTTCACTCGGTAATGACTATAAAAATCAAACATCTGAAGGTTTTTTGTGCACAGCTAAGGTTTTTGGAGCGATTTGAATAATAGCGGGGTAGTAGTAACACAGTTAACTATTATAACGTCAACTTTTGGAAGGATATTCTGCAAGCCGTAAATTTCAAAGAATCATAAAAGTATGATCTGGATCAAAGTAAGACATACTTATTAACAGTGACCTTACCAGAAATCGCTGCCGCAATAAGCCAATTGCCGTTAGGGTAGCAATCGAGAGCGAGCAGTTCTCACATTTGCATTGTTGCAACGGCTTTGTAAAAAAGCAGTATATCGCAACCCTCATGCCCACTGTCCGATGTGGGCTTTTTTTCGTCTCTACGATGGAATTGCCGTTTTTTTAATCAAAGACGATGCTAACATTTTCATTGTAACCTGCTTTCAATTTGTTAACAAACTGTGATCGCATTCATACTCCTGATCCCTTTGTCTATACAGCTATACAATCTATGACTTAACTCATGATGAGCGATTTTTGAGCATCGGCATCGAGGGGAAAGGCATGATTAAACTGGGCAGCAAGATCCACGATTTAGGTAAGGCATTGATGACACCCATTTCCGTCATTGCCGCCGCCGGGATATTTCTCGGGCTGGCCTCCGCGTTGCAAAATCCCAACGTGATGGGCGACAGCTTTACCCAGATGAAAGCGCTGCAACTGGTTATCGGTTTTATTCGTCAGGTGTCTAGTGCGCTGTTTGCCAACCTGCCGCTGTTCTTTGCCGTAGCGACGGCGATGGGACTGGCCAATGCAGAGAAGGCGACCGCGGCCTTTTCCGCAGTGATCGGTTTTGTCGGCCTGCATGTAGGCATCAATTACAGCCTTCTCGCGCAAAATATCACGCCCGCGACCACGACGGTCGAACACCTTACCGCGCAGGGTATGCCCTCTACCGAAGCCCTGATCTTTGCCTCCGAATTCACCCGCACGCTGGGTATTTTTACCTATAACATGAGTGTGCTTGGCGGGGTTTCTGGTCGGGCTTATCACCATGTTGCTGCACAATCGTTTCTATACCATCGTGCTGCCGACCGCCGTCGCGTTTTTGGCGGACGCCGTTTTGTGCCGATTATTACCGTCGTCGTGCTGCCTGTCGTCGGGGTGCTGGTGTCCTTGATCTGGCCTACCATCGCGCTGGGTATTCAGTGGGTCGGCGAACTGATTGGTCGCACGGGCGAGATTGGCACCTTTATCTATGCCACCTCCGAGCGTTTGCTGATCCCGACCGGTCTGCACCATATCATCAATGAAACCGTGCGCTTTACTCCGCTCGGCGGCGTGACCACCGTCGACCATCAAAGCGTGGTCGGCGCATTGAACATCTTCAATGCCGCACTGACCAATCCGGGCGCGGTGAGTGATGATGTTACACGCGAGGCCACCCGCTTTCTGGCGCAGGGCAAGATCCCGGTCATGATGTTTGGCCTGCCGGCAGCGGCACTGGCGATGTACCACTGCGCCAGGCCGGAACACAAGGATCGCGTCAAAGCGCTGATGATGGCCGGTGCGCTCGCCTCCTTTACTACCGGCATTACAGAACCGCTCGAGTTCTGCTTTATCTTTGTCTCTCCGGTACTTTACATATTGCATGCCATTCTGATGGGCCTGTCATTCGTGTTGATGCAGATGCTGGGCGTCATGATAGGCAACGTGCAGGGCGGGGCAATTGACTGGGTTATCTTCGGTATTCTTGGGGGCAGCAAAACCCATTGGTGGTATCCGCTGATCCTGGGCGTGATTTATGCGCCTCTCTACTATTTCACTTTCCGCTGGGTCATTCTGCGTATGCAGGTCAAAACGCCGGGACGAGAAGAGGAGATGGAAAGTGAAGAGCTGCGCGGTAGTGCCCCTGCCCGCACATCGACTTCAACGGCGGCAGCCAGTTCGAGCGCGAGCGATAAAACGGCCAACATCATCAAGGGGCTGGGCGGTGAACAGAATATCGCGAGCGTCGATTGCTGCTTCACCCGACTGCGGGTAAAAGTCAAAGACATGAATCAGGTGGTCGACAAGACGCTGATGACGACAGGCGCGATGGGCGTCAAGCGCGTGACGGAAACGGATGTGCACGTCATTTACGGCCCGCAGGTTGAAAAAATTGCCAATGATGTCAAAGTCGAGCTGGCGACTTAATCGTCCTCTTAATTATTTTTATATAAACCGCTCATTATTTCCCTGTGAGTGGTTTATTTCTTTTGGGGATAATATCCAGAGAGTAGACTCAACGAATCCAAAAACCATGAGGATATCGTTATGCAAATAGCCCCCAGAAATATAGGTTTCCATCGCGTAGGGATGGAATTTATTCAGAAGGCGACGGTGAGTGAAAACTGCGCCAGATTAATAACCCAGTTAAAAAACTCCAGTAAGGCTATCTCTTCGAACGTGCGTGAAGAACTGGCCAATCTGCGTTCGGAAGGCGGGTCGGTTAAAAAATTTCTCAAGTCACATAACGAGAAAATCGTCTTTGCGCTGCCGCTTGCCAAGTTGAGTGTCGATGCTACGCAGTCCGGCAAAATCAAAACAGAAGAGCGGTTCGGCACGGAGCGTTTCAAGCATCTGCGGGATGCCTTCGAGAAGTGCGGGCCGATTGGCAGGCAGAAAAGCGTCAAGGACAATGTCGGGTTCTACGAATCACTCAAGCCGGTAACTTCGCCGGGCGGCATATTGGCGCAATACGAGAAAAAGACATTGGAAAACGACAAGGTGACCTGGGTTAAAAAAGAACTTACCCCCGATGAACTCGAAAAAAGCTTTGTATTTCGGCAACCGCAGGGCATATACAATATCTGGAATCCAGACAATGTCGCTCCCGTGCTGAGTAATCAATAATAAACATTTAGAATAAAAGCGTTGAAACAGTTAACGACCTCTCGGGGTCGTTTCAATTAATTAAATCAGCAGGCCTTATCATGCCGATTAATCAAACCGGTTTTATTACACCTTTATTTTCTCCCGTCGAGAGTGCTTTTAACAAACCGATTGGCACACTGCTTCAAAATACTCGCCAGCGTTATGATGCGCTGTATCAAAATATCGACGACGTGCAGCGTAGTTTTATCCGACCTCATTTAGCCGCAACCCGCTTGGCACGCGCCGTTATCCATGCCGATAAACAGACGCAAACCGACTCTGATTCATGCTGCTGCGGGGGGCGTACCCGTAACAGGGCCGAAGTGCTGCAGGATGTCATGCAAAAAATTAATCTGCGACGTGCTCAAAATGGCGAAAAATTATTGGAGTTCAAACCGATACCGTCAACGTCGTTTTTCCCGCCACGGTGAATCCGCATGTCTCGTGTGCAGTCGGTTAGCAGCGCGCTTCCAGGCTGAAACGGTAATAGCGCTGGTTGTAATAGATATCGGCAACCTCAAAAGGGCTGCCGTCGGTAAAGTAGGCAACCGAACGCGCATGCAGAATAGGTTCGTCGCGTGAGAGATCCAGCGCCTGACGCACCGTATTGGCAGGTAATTCGGCCGAAATCTGTTTGCTGCTGCCCGAAGGCGTATAACCCTGCGCCTCGAGATAGGCATATTTGGAATGGTTTAAATGTTCACGGGTCAGATCCGGAAAAGGCTCGCTCAGCATCCAGCTTTTTTCATACACAAAGGGTTTATTGTCGAGCAGACGCAGACGAATCATAAAATAGACGGGCGTGCCGACAGGCAGTTTCAGCAAGGCCGCAGTTTCGGCATCGGCCTTTTCGCGGCGAAACTCGACGACTCGATTTTCCAGCGTCTGATTAAGCTCCCGTGCGATGTCGCTTGCGGTAAAATGCCGGTCCAGTGGCAATACCGTCTTTTGTTCGAGACTCGTGTCGATAACAAAGGTGCCGCGCCCGCGAAATCGCGCCACGCGGCCTTGGCGGACTAAGTAATCCACCGCCTTGCGCGCCGTCATTCTTGAAACGCCATAGATTTCACAAAGCGCGGCTTCGGTCGGAATAGGGTCGCCCGGCTTGATTTCGTGCGAGCTGATTTTTTCGGTAAGCTGCTGTTCTATTTGTAAATAAAAAGGTATGAGCGAGTTTTTATCAATATTCATCAGCCCTCCTGAATCTTGCTGTAATTGTATGGTGAGCTATACAATTTGAACAAACAGAGTACCGAGTTTTGTGGGCCGACGCTCACAAATTGTTTAAAAACCGATCGGATCGTCAGCCCTTCCCCGAATTCGAGGAAGGGCGAGGGGAGGGCGAGGTTATCGCGCGAGGATTTCCTGCTGCAAGGGCGCGGCAATCATGTGAGACTGGCCGTCATCCTGTAGCTTGAAGCGCCAGCATTCCTGATGATATTTCGCCACGCTGTTGCGGTGCGCGACGCTGAGCACCGTGGTCTGCGGCAGTTTCTCCAGCAGCAGCGTGTACATCCGTTGCTCCGTATCATCGTCCAGTGCGCTGGTGGCCTCGTCGAGATAAAGAATTTCCGGCTTGATAAGCATCGCGCGAGCAAACGCCAAACGCTGCTGCTCACCCGGCGACAGGCGCTGGCTCCAGTTGGCATACTGATCCAGCACCGGTTGCAGATAACCCAGATTACACCATTCAAGCACCTCACACAGACGCTCGTCGGTATACTCGAGCGTCGCGTCTTCCGGATAGGTAAGCGCCTCGCGCAGCGAGCCAATCGGTATGTAACTGCGCTGCGGCAGGAACAACTGTTTCTTGTTCGCGGCGGTATTGATTTCGCCCGAGCCGTAAGGCCACACGCCCGCAATGGCGCGTAGCAGCGTCGATTTACCGCAGCCGGAAGGCCCGGCCACCAGCACGCGGGCGCCGGTGGCAAGGGAAGCCGTTACGGAAGAGAACAGCGGATTGCCGTTGGGCAGGTTCAGCGTCAGATTATTGAGCTGCAAATCGCTGTCGGTCGCATTGCCCAGCGCAATATTGCGCGGCTGCGCGTTAACCTGATTGATGGCGGCGTTGAATCCGGCCAGACGGTTAACGCAGGCTTTCCAGCTTGCCAACTCGTTGAATGCGTTGATAAACCAGGAGAGAGAATCCTGAACCTGACCAAAGGCCGACGAAATCTGCATCAGCAGACCCATCTGGATAGCGCCCGAGAAGTAACGCGGAGAAGCCACCAGAATCGGGAAGATAATCGCAAACTGACCATAGAACGAACTGGCAAAATTCAGTCGACGCGTTACGCGCATGAACGACCACCAGTTGGAACGAATCGCCTCGAAGTTATCGGTCAGCTGTTTTTTCTCGCTTCTTTCGCCGTGATACAGCGCAATCGCGTCACTGTTTTCACGAATTCGGATCAACCCGAAACGGAAGTTTGCCTCAAACCATTCCTGATTAAAGCTCAGCTTGACCAATGGGCGACCGATTAAGCCGATGATAACGGAGCCAATCAGCGCATAAAGCAGGGCAAACCACAGCATATAGCCGGGAATGGTGATTTGATGGGAGCCAAGCATAAAGCTCAACGGTCCGCTGACTGACCACAGAATAGTGACGAACGAAAATAGCGTCACCAGACTGGAGAGCAGCCCGAGTGTCAGATTAAGGGTTCCGGAGGTCAGCGCGTCGAGATCGGCGGCAATACGCTGATCGGGGTTATCAATCTGATGTTGATGTTCGGTGTAATAATAGGCGTGGTTATGCAGCCATTTATCCATATATTCGTTGGTCATCCAGCGCCGCCAGTTCATTTGCAGGCCCTGCGTCAGATACACCTTGTAGATAGACACCACGATAAATATCAGCGCCAGCCATGAAAATTTAAATAGCTGCTGTTTAAATACCGGGAAGTTCTTGTTTTGCAAGGCATCGTAAAACACGCGGTTCCATTGGTTAAACTGCACGCTAAGATACACCGATCCTAACGACAGCATCACAATGGCGGCCAGCATGCCCCAGGCCTTCCACTTCTCTTCAGACTGCCAATAAGGCTTAATCAACTGCCAGACAGCGCGCCAGCGGGCTGTTTTCCCAGGTTTTTTAGTCATAAATAGCCATATCAAGTATCAATAAGTGGTGATTCTTTATCATCTCAGAATGAGGTGTAGCGTGCGAGAGGGCAATGCTCGACTTGTAAGCAAACTTTAGGGTTTACTTATCAGGCTGGAGGCCCGCGCTTCACCTTGCAGCCTATTGATGAGAAAAAAGGTCATAGATTCAGGATCCTGCCCAACCGCGCCGGAAATTTTTCGGCTTCTTCCCGAAAATGCGCCACAAAGGTATCGACCAGCGCGGAAGCCGGGCGATGATGTGGCCGAATCAGACTGACGGTGAACGGAATATTTTCGCTAAATGCGCGCACCACGACGCGACCCGTAGTTTCCTGTGAAGCCGCCGCGTAATCCAGCGCCGTCAACGGATTGACAATCGACACGCCAATGCCCTGCGCCACCATGCTGCATACCGACGCGGCGCTGTGTGTTTCCATGACCATGCGCCGCTGAATGCCGCGTTCGACAAACAGGGCATCCAGTAATTGCCGATAGTTGTCCGTTGCCGAGAGGCTGATAAAGTTTAGCCCGCTAAAATCTTCGGGCGTGATCACCGTTTTTTTGCCAAAGGATGGGCCACCGGCAGCACACAGACTTCGTTCAGCGTCAGCAGGGTTTCCCTGTCCGTTCCGGCCGGCGTGTGCTGGTTTTCCGTGATGCCCAAATCATGGCGCTGCGCCGAAAGCCACTCCTCCAGCAGCGGTGATTCCTGCGGCACAATGTTGAAACTGGCCTCGGGATAATGCTGTAAAAAAGGCTGACATACGGCAGGCAACAACGACTGGCTGAAGACGGGCAGGCAGACTATCGACAGCTGTGCCTGCTCGAACTGGCGAATACCGGCAGCGGCGTTGATAATTCTGTCGAGACCATAATAGGAACGCTGCACCTCTTCAAACAGCCGCAGTCCTTGTGCGGTCGGATGCAGTCGGCCGCGCACCCGCTCAAACAGTTGAAGATTAAACAGTTTTTCGCAGCGCGCCAGCTCGCGGCTTACCGTAGGCTGCGAAGTTTGCAGCAAGGCGGCAGCCTCGGTCAGGTTGCCGGTCGTCATGACGGCATGAAAAATTTCTATATGTCGCAACGAAATGGCGGGCATTGTCGGCGGCTCCAAAGCAGGCTCAGGCTATATCATAAATGAATAGACTCACGCGAAATAGATATTTTAACCCCTAAAAGACGCGAGTCATAATGCCTGCATCGTTTTGAAATTATGCAGTAGCACCCACCGTCTGCGCGGTGCGGTTGCGGAGACTCTCATGCCTTTTGAACTTAGCAATACAGACAATGCCCTTACCGGCGCTAACCTGCTGAATGTCGTAAAAACGTTTGGCTGCCCGGTCTGGGCATACGATGCACAGATTATTCAGCAGCGTATCGCTCAACTGCGTCAATTTGACGTTATTCGTTTTGCGCAGAAAGCCAGCTCGAACATTCACATTCTGCGCCTGATGCGCGAGCAGGGCGTCAAGGTGGACTCTGTGTCGCTCGGCGAAATCGAGCGCGCGCTTCATGCCGGTTTCAAGCCGGGTTATCAGGCGGGCGAGCACAGCGAGATTGTGTTTACGGCCGATCTGCTGGACCAGCCTACGCTTGACCGCGTGACCGAGTTGTCGATTCCGGTCAATGCCGGTTCTGTCGATATGCTGGAGCAGATTGGTCGGCAGAAGCCCGGTCATCCAGTCTGGCTGCGCGTTAATCCGGGCTTTGGTCACGGCCACAGCCAGAAAACCAATACCGGCGGTGAAAACAGCAAGCACGGGATCTGGTTCGCAGACCTGCCGCTGGCGTTGGAGAAAATCAACGCCTATCAGCTCAAACTGGTGGGTATTCACATGCACATCGGGTCTGGCGTTGACTATGCGCACCTCGAGCAGGTGTGTGACACCATGGTGCAGCAGGTGATTTCGCTGGGTCATGATATTGAGGCAATTTCAGCGGGCGGCGGTCTGTCTATTCCCTACCAGTTTGGCGGCGAGTCTATCGATACCGATCACTACTACGGCTTATGGAATCGGGCGCGTGAGCAAATCGCCGCGCATCTGGGGCACCCGGTCGGGCTGGAAATTGAACCGGGCCGTTATCTGGCCGCCGAGTCGGGCGTGCTGGTCGCGCAGATCCGCGCCATCAAATCGATGGGCAGCCGTCACTATGTGCTGGTGGATGCGGGCTTTAACGATTTGATGCGTCCGTCGATGTACGGCAGCTACCATCATATTTCCGTACTGGCCGCCGATGGGCGCGACCTGAGTCAGCAGCCGCTGCGCGAGTCGGTCATTGCCGGACCACTGTGTGA
It encodes:
- a CDS encoding PTS transporter subunit EIIC, with product MIKLGSKIHDLGKALMTPISVIAAAGIFLGLASALQNPNVMGDSFTQMKALQLVIGFIRQVSSALFANLPLFFAVATAMGLANAEKATAAFSAVIGFVGLHVGINYSLLAQNITPATTTVEHLTAQGMPSTEALIFASEFTRTLGIFTYNMSVLGGVSGRAYHHVAAQSFLYHRAADRRRVFGGRRFVPIITVVVLPVVGVLVSLIWPTIALGIQWVGELIGRTGEIGTFIYATSERLLIPTGLHHIINETVRFTPLGGVTTVDHQSVVGALNIFNAALTNPGAVSDDVTREATRFLAQGKIPVMMFGLPAAALAMYHCARPEHKDRVKALMMAGALASFTTGITEPLEFCFIFVSPVLYILHAILMGLSFVLMQMLGVMIGNVQGGAIDWVIFGILGGSKTHWWYPLILGVIYAPLYYFTFRWVILRMQVKTPGREEEMESEELRGSAPARTSTSTAAASSSASDKTANIIKGLGGEQNIASVDCCFTRLRVKVKDMNQVVDKTLMTTGAMGVKRVTETDVHVIYGPQVEKIANDVKVELAT
- a CDS encoding efflux RND transporter periplasmic adaptor subunit, which produces MRLKVLSVSTVVLLSACDGSAGTASQPAAQAPAVEYVTLQAKPVTLTTSLPGRTSAVRTAEVRPQVSGVILKRTFVEGSEVKAGQQLYQIDPATYQAAYNKALSTYKSAAATSNRYKGLVSSQAVSRQVYDDAVAATGEAAADLETARVNLQYTKVYAPISGHIGRSSVTEGALVTSGQTTDLATIDQLDPIYVDVSESSLDLLRLRRALAEGKLASAGNNAAQVQLTLEDGSNYSLPGKLEFSEVTVNEGTGSVTLRASFPNPKDELLPGMFVHATLSQAVEQNGILAPQEAIMHDNKGKPYVYVVKADNTVEQREITTGQMMSGNWLVTSGLNNGDRVITSGLQRVHPGTKVNGSEQKAAEPKVDANLSMTDPSAQ
- a CDS encoding GntR family transcriptional regulator, which produces MNIDKNSLIPFYLQIEQQLTEKISSHEIKPGDPIPTEAALCEIYGVSRMTARKAVDYLVRQGRVARFRGRGTFVIDTSLEQKTVLPLDRHFTASDIARELNQTLENRVVEFRREKADAETAALLKLPVGTPVYFMIRLRLLDNKPFVYEKSWMLSEPFPDLTREHLNHSKYAYLEAQGYTPSGSSKQISAELPANTVRQALDLSRDEPILHARSVAYFTDGSPFEVADIYYNQRYYRFSLEARC
- a CDS encoding efflux transporter outer membrane subunit is translated as MNKPRFALPLFSALTLTVLAGCTMEPKYDRPALPVASDWTTSKGVDAGKVQDIGWSQFFNQPDMKQVITLALANNRDLRVAALNVDTARATFQIDRAALLPTLNATGGETATHLPGGLYSTQSTGPVTYQQYSAGVGVSAYELDLFGRVRSLRDQGLETYLATEATQRATQISLVSQVAEGYLSLAADNDLLKLAIDTANSQNNSYELTKRSYDQGVSNSQDLAQAETTVRSAQADIAQYTRQVRQDVNALTLLVGTQIPQNLLQNASLNNNWNFPATPAGLPSDLLTRRPDIIAAEHTLKAANANIGAARAAFFPSITLTGSAGSESGSLSRLFDGGTGAWSFGPSINIPIFDGGVNSANLDIANTRKKIEIANYEKAIQTAFKEVSDGLAGQATYGNQLKSVQQANDANQRNFDLSQQRFKGGVDSYLSVLVAQRSLYSAQQTLISTKLAQLNSDITLFKALGGGWKK
- a CDS encoding ABC transporter ATP-binding protein/permease, producing the protein MTKKPGKTARWRAVWQLIKPYWQSEEKWKAWGMLAAIVMLSLGSVYLSVQFNQWNRVFYDALQNKNFPVFKQQLFKFSWLALIFIVVSIYKVYLTQGLQMNWRRWMTNEYMDKWLHNHAYYYTEHQHQIDNPDQRIAADLDALTSGTLNLTLGLLSSLVTLFSFVTILWSVSGPLSFMLGSHQITIPGYMLWFALLYALIGSVIIGLIGRPLVKLSFNQEWFEANFRFGLIRIRENSDAIALYHGERSEKKQLTDNFEAIRSNWWSFMRVTRRLNFASSFYGQFAIIFPILVASPRYFSGAIQMGLLMQISSAFGQVQDSLSWFINAFNELASWKACVNRLAGFNAAINQVNAQPRNIALGNATDSDLQLNNLTLNLPNGNPLFSSVTASLATGARVLVAGPSGCGKSTLLRAIAGVWPYGSGEINTAANKKQLFLPQRSYIPIGSLREALTYPEDATLEYTDERLCEVLEWCNLGYLQPVLDQYANWSQRLSPGEQQRLAFARAMLIKPEILYLDEATSALDDDTEQRMYTLLLEKLPQTTVLSVAHRNSVAKYHQECWRFKLQDDGQSHMIAAPLQQEILAR